From a single Lolium rigidum isolate FL_2022 chromosome 7, APGP_CSIRO_Lrig_0.1, whole genome shotgun sequence genomic region:
- the LOC124670059 gene encoding pentatricopeptide repeat-containing protein At1g80270, mitochondrial-like — protein MWPSLRRAARSKNAGHVFPICSGSMDSKLTGRGLSDSGCQVLSQLLPLGYPESLFPIFRRFCAESTDRLSNSKFCDELRGHEAADQPDDNFDCNDEPSHGNVTIEASKKPNATKPSISGSWSSNMDHSADLKSRHRSRRPFLFQAVLDAPSHSIGSMLDRWLGDSNQLERNEVLLVLFHLKKQRLYWKALQFVEWMEGRNLLNFEERDYACHLDLIARNSGIENAQKYIARVPKPFRNDILYETLLVNCVCVSDIQKAENVFREIRNLSLPLTVSACNQMILLYKRVARNKVADILMLMEKENIKPSPFTYKLLIDLKGRANDMSGIELILNEMKASGVEPDFATRTMVAEFYISGGLTEKAEAVIREMEMEYIKDKRHAIRSLLHLNAALSKPGEVARIWKLCTDPNLEDFMAAIEAWGKLGCIKQAEETFEAMLETTKKVSSRYYNAMLSVYAENKLMAKGKEFVERMSSDGCPDGPLTWEALIKLYVNSGEVEKADSFLLSVTEQNPDRRPTYGSYIYLLRAYAEKGDIHNAEKIFDGLKMVGYPGRKPPYAVLLEAYVNAKVRPYGFRERMRADGVHPVKKVIDHLKFLDKLYLKGGVTELKG, from the exons ATGTGGCCGTCCCTTCGTCGAGCCGCCAG ATCAAAGAATGCTGGCCATGTGTTTCCTATATGTTCTGGATCCATGGATAGTAAATTGACAGGTCGAGGCTTGAGCGATAGTGGTTGTCAGGTGTTATCCCAATTGCTTCCACTTGGGTATCCGGAAAGTCTGTTCCCCATCTTTCGGAGATTTTGTGCAGAATCCACAGATAGGCTCTCCAACAGCAAATTTTGTGACGAGTTGCGAGGTCACGAAGCAGCTGATCAACCAGATGACAACTTTGATTGCAACGATGAGCCCAGCCATGGTAATGTTACCATCGAGGCCAGCAAGAAACCTAATGCAACAAAACCTAGTATTTCAGGATCTTGGAGTTCTAATATGGATCACAGTGCTGATCTAAAATCACGACACAGATCCCGCAGGCCTTTTCTCTTCCAGGCCGTGTTGGATGCTCCTTCACATTCTATTGGATCCATGCTTGATAGATGGCTTGGAGATAGTAACCAGCTTGAAAGAAATGAAGTGTTGCTCGTTTTGTTTCACCTCAAGAAGCAGCGATTGTATTGGAAGGCTTTGCAG TTTGTTGAGTGGATGGAAGGAAGAAATCTACTCAATTTTGAAGAACGTGACTACGCTTGTCATCTTGATTTGATTGCACGGAATAGTGGTATTGAAAATGCTCAAAAGTACATTGCAAGGGTCCCAAAGCCCTTCAGGAATGATATCCTGTACGAAACTCTACTCGTGAACTGTGTCTGTGTGAGCGATATCCAGAAAGCAGAAAACGTTTTCAGGGAAATAAGAAACCTCTCTTTACCCTTAACTGTCTCTGCTTGCAACCAGATGATATTGTTGTACAAGAGGGTTGCTCGTAATAAGGTAGCTGATATACTCATGCTGATGGAAAAGGAAAATATCAAACCCTCTCCCTTCACATACAAGCTCCTAATTGACTTGAAAGGGCGAGCAAATGACATGTCAGGCATTGAGCTGATCTTAAATGAGATGAAGGCCAGTGGTGTTGAGCCAGATTTTGCTACACGGACAATGGTTGCGGAATTCTACATATCTGGGGGCCTTACAGAGAAAGCAGAAGCAGTTATCAGGGAGATGGAAATGGAGTATATCAAGGATAAACGACATGCTATCAGATCTCTTCTTCATCTCAATGCAGCTCTCAGCAAGCCAGGTGAGGTGGCGAGGATATGGAAGTTGTGCACGGATCCTAATTTGGAGGATTTCATGGCTGCAATTGAGGCATGGGGTAAACTTGGGTGTATCAAACAGGCAGAGGAGACCTTTGAGGCAATGCTCGAAACAACAAAAAAAGTATCTTCCAGGTATTATAACGCGATGCTGAGTGTGTATGCAGAAAATAAACTTATGGCCAAGGGCAAAGAGTTTGTAGAAAGGATGTCTTCTGATGGGTGTCCAGATGGCCCTCTAACCTGGGAAGCGCTTATCAAGCTCTATGTAAATTCAGGTGAGGTAGAGAAAGCTGATTCGTTTCTGCTGAGTGTTACAGAGCAGAACCCTGACCGAAGGCCCACTTATGGCTCATACATCTATTTACTGAGGGCATATGCAGAAAAGGGTGATATTCATAATGCCGAGAAGATATTTGATGGGCTGAAGATGGTAGGGTACCCAGGAAGGAAACCACCTTATGCTGTGTTACTTGAAGCTTATGTCAATGCCAAAGTCCGACCCTACGGGTTCAGAGAGAGAATGAGAGCTGACGGAGTACATCCGGTCAAGAAAGTGATAGATCATTTGAAGTTTCTTGACAAGTTATACCTAAAGGGGGGCGTTACCGAATTGAAAGGCTGA